A window of Jeotgalibaca porci genomic DNA:
CGAAAAAGAAGACGATTTTTTAGCAACGGTTAACGCTGTGATGGACGATTATAGTACGGCCTTAGAAGGGCTTGTCAACCGATGATTCGTTATTTAACCGAACGGGAATTAGTTATGATTAATACGCTGCAGATTCAACGTTACAGCCCGGATGAGCAGATTGGTGTAAAGGAACCAACAGCCTTGAACATGTGTGTGGCTTTACCAAAACAGGCTGTATTTGGTAAAGAGCTCTATCCGACTCTGTTTGATAAAGCAGCCATATTGTACCAAAAACTAGTTCAGAAACACTGTTTTCACAATGCCAATAAGCGGACCGCACTGGTGGCGGTTCATACATTTTTACGTTTAAATGGTGTGACATTAACCGTTAGCAATAAAGAAATAGAAGACTATACGGTAGCGATTGCCACGGATAAAGACCTCACCTGGGAAGCTATTTCTTCATGGCTCGAAGTGCATTCAAAATAAACGAACTTTCTAATCGGCGTCGTTAAAACCAGAAAATGATACTGGTGAACTAATCACTAATAGCATTTATTATAAGCCTTAATTAAAAACGAGAGGGGCTAGTTATTTCCTAGCCCCTTCTAAAAGCATTATAAAATATCAAAACCGTTAGCATGAAAGATTGGGCTGTTGTTAAATATTTTCAGGTTCTGCAAAATATTTATAATCGAGATAGATAAGAATGTCTATACAGCGAATTTCAATGTTTATGGTACGCTAATTTATGGCCTATTTGCCATGAACACCACGCACGATGGTAACGTGTGGAAGTATTGCAAACGTCATTTATTTCATTACAAATACCTCTTATTACTGCACAGTAACAATCACTGTTATAAAAATTAACTAATGATTTAGCTAAACTTGTTCCACTTTTACTGTAATGTTTATTATCTGAATTAGGACCATTGAATCTATTACAGTGAACTAAATCTCCATCTCTATAAACTTTTGAGCCGTGAGGTGGTGCACTGAAA
This region includes:
- a CDS encoding type II toxin-antitoxin system death-on-curing family toxin, which produces MIRYLTERELVMINTLQIQRYSPDEQIGVKEPTALNMCVALPKQAVFGKELYPTLFDKAAILYQKLVQKHCFHNANKRTALVAVHTFLRLNGVTLTVSNKEIEDYTVAIATDKDLTWEAISSWLEVHSK